A single uncultured Methanolobus sp. DNA region contains:
- the hdrA2 gene encoding CoB-CoM heterodisulfide reductase HdrA2 produces the protein MRIGVYICHCGLNIAHTINVESLRDKVSELNDIAVVKNIQFMCSDSGQDSIVQDITDLDLNHILVAACSPHLHEQTFKRVLEKAGLNPFMLEMVNIREQCSWVHMDNPQMATQKAFDLIRMGIARLKLLDPLQLKKVPAKKDVMVIGGGVAGIEAALTLANSGHHVIMVEKEPTIGGKMALLNEVFPTNDCSICVLAPKMTDVNQHPNIDLITLAEVTEVSGPVGNFNVTVTRKPRYVDEDKCKGCVDECGRVCPVEVPNRFDSGLGKTKAINMPIPQAVPQVVYIDNDYCVGCGLCKLACPADAIDYHQKEEKLEFTVGAIILSTGYSHFDASRKQEYGYGIYPDVITNMELERLLNAAGPTKGRVLSPSTLKVPEKVSFIQCVGSRDEQVGNPYCSRVCCMSSMKNAQLLKERYPDVDITIHYIDVRAGGEMYEEYYIRSQEMGISFIRGKVGEILQDFDGKLKLRYEDTLSSELFEEQTDLVVLATGMENVKDADKISRVLNLTRRTDRFFSIAHPKMRPVDSHVKGIYIAGCASGPKEIQVSIAQGSAAAAKAMQLLSKGELEMDPLSAHVNPDKCIGCGICADTCKFNKITMVDRKAVVDELSCMGCGACSASCPADAIWMRNSTDAQIVAQIHAATEIKSESPLIVAFLCNWCSYTCADLAGTSRIQYPTNIRVIRVMCAGRVDPSFVLEALEHGADGVLVAGCRLGECHYTFANYNAKQRMEALKEVLADVGIDPGRLSVEWISASEGERFANSIEGFVDYLKKIGPIGSELKEAEQ, from the coding sequence ATGCGAATCGGAGTTTATATCTGCCATTGCGGACTGAATATCGCACACACCATCAATGTCGAATCACTCAGGGATAAGGTCAGTGAACTAAATGACATTGCGGTGGTCAAGAACATACAGTTCATGTGTTCCGATTCGGGACAGGACTCCATAGTCCAGGACATAACCGACCTTGATCTTAATCACATACTTGTTGCAGCCTGTTCTCCTCACCTGCATGAGCAGACCTTCAAAAGAGTGCTTGAAAAAGCAGGTCTTAATCCTTTCATGCTGGAAATGGTCAATATCCGTGAGCAATGCTCATGGGTCCACATGGATAATCCGCAGATGGCAACCCAGAAGGCTTTCGATCTCATCAGAATGGGAATTGCCAGACTCAAGCTTCTTGACCCGTTGCAGCTTAAAAAAGTTCCCGCGAAAAAAGATGTAATGGTTATCGGCGGCGGCGTAGCCGGAATCGAAGCTGCTCTTACACTGGCAAATTCCGGTCATCATGTGATAATGGTCGAGAAAGAGCCAACCATCGGCGGCAAGATGGCACTTCTCAATGAGGTTTTCCCGACCAACGATTGTTCCATCTGTGTTCTGGCTCCAAAGATGACAGATGTTAACCAGCACCCGAACATCGACCTCATAACACTTGCAGAAGTTACCGAAGTAAGTGGTCCAGTAGGCAATTTCAATGTAACAGTAACCAGAAAGCCAAGGTATGTTGACGAAGACAAATGCAAAGGCTGTGTGGACGAATGCGGACGTGTGTGTCCCGTAGAAGTTCCAAACAGATTCGATTCCGGTCTGGGAAAAACCAAAGCCATCAACATGCCAATCCCACAAGCGGTTCCTCAGGTAGTCTATATTGATAATGACTACTGCGTAGGCTGCGGACTCTGCAAACTGGCATGTCCTGCTGATGCTATTGACTATCACCAGAAAGAAGAAAAACTCGAATTCACCGTGGGAGCTATCATACTCTCAACCGGTTACAGTCACTTCGATGCAAGCAGGAAACAGGAATATGGTTACGGAATATATCCGGATGTAATCACTAATATGGAGCTGGAACGCCTGCTCAACGCTGCCGGTCCCACAAAAGGCAGAGTTCTTTCACCCTCAACACTCAAGGTTCCTGAAAAAGTATCATTCATCCAGTGTGTCGGTTCCAGGGATGAACAGGTTGGAAACCCATACTGTTCAAGAGTATGCTGCATGTCAAGCATGAAAAATGCACAACTGCTCAAGGAAAGATACCCTGATGTTGATATTACAATCCATTACATTGATGTCCGTGCAGGCGGCGAAATGTACGAGGAATATTACATACGCAGTCAGGAAATGGGAATCAGTTTCATCCGTGGAAAAGTGGGAGAAATTCTTCAGGATTTCGATGGAAAACTGAAACTTCGATATGAGGACACATTAAGCAGCGAACTGTTCGAAGAACAAACAGACCTTGTAGTACTTGCAACCGGAATGGAAAACGTCAAAGATGCTGATAAGATTTCAAGGGTACTGAATCTTACCAGACGTACTGATCGCTTCTTCTCTATCGCTCACCCGAAGATGAGACCGGTAGATTCCCATGTGAAAGGAATATACATAGCAGGATGCGCATCCGGTCCTAAAGAGATACAGGTATCCATTGCACAGGGAAGCGCAGCAGCAGCCAAAGCAATGCAGTTGCTTTCAAAGGGCGAACTTGAAATGGACCCACTCAGCGCCCATGTTAACCCTGATAAATGCATAGGGTGTGGAATCTGTGCTGATACCTGTAAATTCAATAAAATCACCATGGTCGACCGCAAAGCAGTGGTTGATGAACTTTCATGTATGGGATGCGGTGCCTGCAGTGCATCATGTCCTGCTGATGCCATATGGATGCGAAACAGCACCGATGCACAGATTGTAGCTCAGATACATGCTGCAACCGAAATAAAATCCGAATCACCACTGATCGTTGCTTTCCTCTGCAACTGGTGCAGTTACACATGTGCTGACCTTGCAGGAACTTCAAGAATACAATACCCGACCAACATCCGTGTTATCCGTGTCATGTGTGCAGGGCGTGTTGACCCATCCTTCGTGCTTGAAGCACTGGAACATGGTGCAGACGGTGTACTTGTAGCTGGCTGCCGTCTTGGAGAGTGTCACTACACTTTTGCAAATTATAACGCAAAACAAAGGATGGAAGCATTAAAGGAAGTCCTTGCAGATGTTGGAATTGACCCCGGCCGTCTCAGTGTTGAATGGATATCAGCCTCCGAAGGTGAAAGGTTTGCAAATTCCATCGAAGGCTTTGTTGATTACCTGAAGAAGATCGGCCCTATAGGTTCTGAACTTAAGGAGGCGGAACAATGA
- a CDS encoding peptidase domain-containing protein: protein MKRIAIAFLVFLLCVSVAGAKSSETAIDAVSSGSNGGISIMSLSNYITQGETNWHSTYVGTYTDTLTVDLNWGDTSDSLKLYVYSPSNELFGPYYDNSDGRKNGRIRVNIYNGNGIEQGTWMYRVYGYSVIGTEDYSI from the coding sequence ATGAAAAGAATAGCAATAGCATTTTTAGTATTCTTGCTCTGCGTTTCCGTCGCAGGAGCAAAATCATCAGAAACAGCAATAGATGCAGTATCATCAGGTTCAAATGGTGGAATTAGCATAATGTCTTTGAGCAATTATATTACCCAAGGAGAAACAAACTGGCATAGTACTTATGTTGGTACTTATACTGATACTTTAACAGTTGATCTTAATTGGGGAGACACCAGTGATTCTTTGAAATTATATGTATATTCACCAAGTAATGAGTTATTTGGTCCATATTATGATAATTCAGATGGTAGAAAAAATGGTAGAATTAGAGTGAATATTTATAATGGCAATGGAATCGAACAAGGAACATGGATGTATAGGGTTTATGGATATTCAGTTATTGGAACAGAAGATTATTCTATTTAA
- a CDS encoding winged helix-turn-helix transcriptional regulator — MKILPITITFLLLVFTVPCSGEYSVFFNESPGSFVHNQGAIKDYSYWDLPLYFKIIAAGAIILGLGWKLIALLTAWAKKDPNNENRQKILDFIENNPGSTVNAIESDLGIKRGTVRYHVTNLKDAGKILMFRNGNYVSLFRNESALWNKNHRRIEPHLPGVTCKKVCRMIYDHPGISNMELCEKLGLSKGAVTSHIKTLEDIDCLEVETSGKFKNYFLREGYHPDELPLFERIR, encoded by the coding sequence ATGAAAATATTACCTATCACCATTACTTTTTTACTTCTTGTTTTTACTGTTCCTTGTTCGGGTGAGTATTCTGTTTTTTTTAATGAAAGTCCTGGTTCTTTTGTTCACAATCAAGGTGCAATTAAAGATTACTCGTATTGGGATCTCCCACTATACTTCAAGATCATAGCAGCTGGTGCAATCATCCTCGGTCTCGGCTGGAAGCTCATCGCTCTTCTCACAGCATGGGCCAAAAAAGACCCAAATAACGAGAATCGTCAGAAAATACTTGATTTCATTGAAAACAATCCCGGCAGCACAGTTAATGCGATAGAGAGTGATCTTGGAATCAAGCGCGGGACTGTGCGGTATCATGTTACTAATCTCAAAGATGCGGGTAAGATCCTTATGTTCAGGAACGGGAACTATGTGAGCCTGTTCAGGAACGAGAGTGCTTTGTGGAACAAGAATCACAGGCGCATCGAACCTCATCTGCCGGGAGTGACCTGCAAGAAAGTATGCCGCATGATCTATGATCATCCGGGAATAAGTAACATGGAACTTTGTGAGAAGCTTGGTCTTTCAAAAGGTGCGGTGACTTCTCATATAAAAACACTTGAAGACATAGATTGTCTCGAAGTTGAGACAAGTGGTAAGTTCAAGAACTATTTCCTGAGGGAAGGTTATCATCCTGACGAACTGCCCTTGTTTGAAAGGATACGGTAA
- a CDS encoding Ig-like domain-containing protein, giving the protein MIKKTFIKNVVATLVCLALIASVFIMPVSAATEPGTAVQEAVVRTASVAYTSSTSLSPIVTETGKISLSVDGLGTDGTGTIQVEKPAGATVRSAYMFAAGLWGYSQIADGQITLDDQAVNWDYYTYKNAYNYWADVTPLVESKINNAPAGTIDLTVVETYSSYNIDGTILVVIFDDPNQTTDNTVVLLFGAQSTSGDTFNLLLADPIDKSVPDMSFDMGLGISYSYQSGSSQYSIVDVNGQRVTTAAGGEDDGYSSNGGLITVGGLGDSNANPADPNAKPTKPTSDDELYNILPFVNDGDDTITVYTQNPSNDDNIFFAYFNLKSTTAIVGEGILLSPSSATATVGDKHAVIATVQDDAGNPMESRNVTFTITSGPHAGLSTSAYTGSDGKATFTYTGTAAGTDVIEASFIDNQQAVITSNEVTCIWEESGNNNNNNEIPEFPTIALPIAAIIGLAFVFHSRKEE; this is encoded by the coding sequence ATGATAAAAAAAACTTTTATTAAAAATGTAGTAGCTACACTGGTCTGTCTTGCTCTGATTGCATCAGTTTTCATCATGCCTGTCAGTGCTGCAACAGAACCGGGAACTGCTGTTCAAGAAGCAGTGGTTAGAACTGCAAGCGTAGCTTATACTTCTTCCACAAGTCTCTCACCAATAGTGACAGAGACAGGAAAGATCAGCCTTTCTGTAGATGGACTCGGAACAGATGGAACCGGAACTATCCAGGTTGAAAAACCAGCAGGTGCAACTGTAAGATCAGCTTACATGTTTGCAGCAGGTCTCTGGGGTTATTCTCAGATAGCGGATGGTCAGATCACTCTTGATGATCAGGCTGTAAACTGGGATTATTATACTTACAAAAATGCTTACAACTACTGGGCAGATGTTACTCCTCTAGTAGAGTCAAAGATCAACAATGCTCCTGCAGGAACAATTGATCTTACAGTAGTTGAGACCTATTCAAGTTACAATATTGACGGTACTATACTTGTGGTTATCTTCGATGATCCTAACCAGACAACTGACAATACAGTAGTTCTCCTCTTCGGTGCCCAGAGCACAAGTGGGGACACATTCAATCTGCTTCTTGCAGATCCAATAGACAAGAGTGTTCCTGACATGAGCTTTGATATGGGACTTGGTATTTCATACAGTTACCAGTCAGGTTCATCCCAGTACAGCATTGTTGATGTGAATGGGCAGAGGGTCACTACCGCTGCAGGTGGAGAGGACGATGGTTACAGTTCAAACGGTGGTCTTATCACAGTAGGTGGTCTGGGTGACAGCAATGCAAATCCTGCAGATCCAAATGCAAAACCTACCAAGCCTACATCAGACGATGAGTTATACAACATCCTTCCATTTGTGAACGATGGAGATGACACAATAACAGTGTACACCCAGAACCCATCAAACGATGACAACATTTTCTTTGCATACTTCAACCTGAAGTCAACTACAGCTATTGTAGGAGAGGGCATTCTTCTCAGTCCTTCATCAGCAACAGCTACTGTTGGGGATAAGCATGCTGTAATAGCAACTGTTCAGGACGATGCTGGAAATCCAATGGAATCAAGAAATGTTACCTTTACGATAACATCAGGTCCGCACGCAGGGCTTAGTACTTCTGCATATACGGGCAGTGATGGAAAGGCAACTTTCACATACACAGGCACTGCTGCAGGAACAGATGTAATTGAAGCAAGTTTCATCGATAATCAGCAGGCAGTAATTACTTCTAACGAAGTAACCTGTATCTGGGAGGAATCTGGAAACAATAACAACAACAATGAAATTCCGGAATTCCCAACTATTGCACTTCCAATAGCTGCAATAATCGGACTTGCATTTGTCTTCCACAGCAGAAAAGAGGAGTAA
- a CDS encoding PEF-CTERM sorting domain-containing protein produces MIGRSLFKSLIVLAICFAAIAAILMMPVSAAPVSVITLEPSSSTVHVGNYHTMTATVIDAAGVPLESQYVTFELISGPHSGAMASAYTDSNGQVFFKLYGVNTGTDFIVASFIDEFQETVLSNEVTCTWVDESIPEFPTIAIPIAAIIGLAFIFNKRKEE; encoded by the coding sequence ATGATCGGAAGAAGTCTTTTCAAAAGTCTAATAGTCTTGGCGATATGTTTTGCCGCGATAGCAGCAATTCTCATGATGCCGGTCAGTGCTGCACCAGTTAGTGTGATAACTCTTGAACCATCATCGTCAACTGTTCATGTAGGTAATTATCATACCATGACAGCGACCGTAATAGATGCTGCAGGAGTGCCACTAGAATCACAGTATGTAACATTTGAATTAATATCTGGTCCCCATTCAGGAGCAATGGCTTCTGCATATACTGACAGTAATGGACAGGTATTCTTCAAACTCTATGGAGTTAATACAGGAACCGATTTCATCGTTGCAAGTTTCATTGATGAGTTTCAGGAAACGGTTCTTTCCAATGAGGTAACATGTACCTGGGTAGACGAGTCGATACCCGAATTCCCAACAATTGCAATTCCAATAGCTGCAATAATCGGACTTGCATTTATATTCAATAAAAGAAAAGAGGAGTAA
- the hcp gene encoding hydroxylamine reductase — MFCYQCEETMNGTGCTKNGVCGKKGEVADLQDDLIYLLKSVAFYNSKARENNLNDAKTDEFILDGLFATITNTNFSESDIKRLINEGFEIKDGIKKKLLAEKVITEKSGSSFPRWIKEKLLGASPQAGEELPLMAKVTAESIANINTGILATENEDIRSLRELLMYGLKGMAAYAHHANVLGYKDDSIMAFIEKALLATMDDEMGVDELVPIVLECGSVGVTTLALLDKANTTTYGNPEPTAVNIGVGTNPGILISGHDLHDLEQLLEQTKGTGVDVYTHGEMLPANSYPAFKKYDNFVGNYGGSWWKQKEEFEKFNGPILMTTNCIVPPKDSYINRIYTTGIVGFDGVTHINAGEDGGKDFSCIIEQAKSCSAPEQLEEGTIMGGFGHVSALSVADKIIEAVKGGQIRKFVVMAGCDGRHKERSYYTDFAEALPKDTVILTAGCAKYRYNKLDLGDIGGIPRVIDAGQCNDSYSLVVIAQALAEAFGVKDINDLPVAYNIAWYEQKACLVLLALLSLGVKNIMLGPTLPAFVSPNVLNVLVENFNIMPNTTVDEDLKTLI; from the coding sequence ATGTTCTGCTATCAATGTGAAGAAACTATGAACGGTACCGGCTGTACAAAGAACGGTGTATGTGGAAAAAAAGGTGAGGTTGCTGACCTTCAGGATGATCTTATTTATCTTCTGAAGAGTGTTGCCTTCTACAACTCCAAAGCAAGGGAAAACAATCTTAATGATGCAAAGACCGATGAGTTTATTCTTGACGGATTATTTGCAACTATCACAAACACCAATTTCAGTGAAAGTGACATTAAAAGACTTATCAACGAAGGCTTTGAGATTAAGGACGGAATCAAAAAGAAGCTTCTGGCCGAAAAGGTCATCACAGAAAAGTCAGGCTCATCTTTCCCAAGGTGGATAAAGGAGAAGCTTTTGGGCGCAAGTCCCCAGGCAGGCGAAGAACTTCCACTTATGGCAAAGGTCACTGCAGAAAGCATTGCCAACATCAATACCGGAATACTTGCCACTGAGAACGAGGACATTCGCTCCCTCAGGGAACTTCTTATGTATGGCCTCAAAGGCATGGCAGCTTATGCCCACCATGCAAATGTCCTGGGATATAAGGACGACAGCATTATGGCATTCATCGAAAAGGCTCTTCTTGCCACAATGGATGATGAAATGGGTGTTGATGAACTGGTTCCAATAGTACTTGAATGTGGTTCAGTTGGTGTTACAACGCTCGCCCTTCTTGATAAGGCGAACACCACAACCTACGGCAACCCGGAACCGACTGCAGTTAACATTGGCGTAGGTACCAATCCTGGAATTCTTATTAGTGGACATGACCTGCATGACCTTGAACAGCTCCTTGAGCAGACAAAGGGTACAGGTGTTGATGTTTACACCCACGGTGAGATGCTTCCTGCAAACTCCTATCCGGCTTTCAAGAAATATGACAACTTTGTAGGTAACTACGGAGGGTCATGGTGGAAACAAAAGGAAGAGTTCGAAAAGTTCAACGGTCCTATACTTATGACCACCAACTGTATCGTTCCTCCTAAGGATTCATACATCAACAGGATCTACACAACAGGAATCGTCGGCTTTGACGGTGTAACACACATAAATGCCGGTGAGGATGGAGGAAAGGATTTCTCCTGCATCATTGAGCAGGCAAAGTCTTGCAGCGCACCAGAGCAGCTTGAGGAAGGCACCATTATGGGTGGTTTTGGTCATGTGTCAGCACTTTCCGTTGCTGATAAGATAATCGAGGCTGTAAAAGGCGGCCAGATCAGGAAGTTCGTTGTAATGGCAGGTTGTGACGGAAGACACAAGGAAAGAAGCTACTACACGGACTTTGCAGAAGCATTGCCAAAGGACACTGTCATCCTTACGGCAGGATGTGCAAAATACCGCTACAACAAGCTTGATCTTGGTGATATCGGTGGAATTCCAAGAGTTATAGACGCAGGTCAGTGTAATGACTCGTATTCACTTGTCGTTATTGCACAGGCTCTTGCAGAGGCATTTGGAGTTAAGGATATTAACGACCTGCCGGTTGCATACAATATCGCCTGGTACGAGCAGAAGGCATGTCTTGTATTGCTTGCGCTGCTAAGCCTTGGTGTCAAGAACATCATGCTTGGCCCGACACTTCCGGCATTTGTCTCACCGAATGTCCTGAATGTGCTGGTTGAGAACTTCAACATCATGCCAAACACCACAGTAGATGAGGATCTCAAGACCCTCATTTAA
- a CDS encoding cupin domain-containing protein, giving the protein MKITSYTNSEKKDNPHGVTVHKLYDTEHAQVMHMQLKPGEALKKHSTPVDVFFYALEGEGIVEIGDEQQTVTKDMLVDSPAKIPHRLMNESDSLFRFLVVKVPRQNEQTKMM; this is encoded by the coding sequence ATGAAAATAACAAGCTACACCAATTCAGAGAAGAAAGACAATCCGCATGGAGTCACAGTTCACAAGCTCTACGATACCGAACACGCCCAGGTAATGCACATGCAGCTCAAACCGGGTGAAGCTCTCAAAAAGCATTCAACACCTGTTGATGTGTTCTTCTATGCGCTTGAAGGTGAGGGAATAGTTGAGATCGGCGATGAGCAGCAGACCGTCACAAAAGATATGCTGGTTGACAGTCCTGCAAAGATCCCTCACAGGCTCATGAATGAAAGCGACAGCCTGTTCCGTTTCCTTGTAGTAAAGGTACCACGTCAGAACGAACAGACAAAAATGATGTAA
- a CDS encoding ferredoxin-thioredoxin reductase catalytic domain-containing protein translates to MTDLAPIMEKTHEWASKYAKKKGFILNPDEEMLMMVIEGLSKNKHEHGKQYCPCRLRTGDDDEDRKIICPCVYHEDEIESDGNCHCSLFFKV, encoded by the coding sequence ATGACAGACCTTGCACCAATAATGGAAAAGACCCACGAATGGGCGTCAAAATACGCAAAGAAAAAGGGATTCATTCTCAATCCTGACGAAGAAATGCTTATGATGGTCATTGAAGGTCTTTCTAAAAATAAACATGAACATGGTAAGCAGTATTGTCCATGCAGACTGAGAACCGGTGACGATGATGAAGATCGCAAAATAATCTGTCCATGTGTTTACCACGAGGATGAGATAGAAAGCGATGGGAACTGCCATTGTTCCTTGTTTTTCAAAGTCTGA
- a CDS encoding (Fe-S)-binding protein, giving the protein MANVMEIYQLLPKTNCKECGKSTCMAFAVDLLGRKVSVDDCPPLVNDAKYKAGYDKLSEMIAPVSGVTDTGLIVHDEKCIGCGNCVVACPVNVANDPFGAGSGKAPTSDKVIFKVEDGVVKARNVEECRRFGENRILCVACIDTCPTKAIEFV; this is encoded by the coding sequence ATGGCAAATGTGATGGAAATATACCAGTTGCTTCCGAAAACTAACTGTAAGGAATGTGGAAAAAGTACATGCATGGCATTTGCTGTGGACCTGCTTGGACGTAAGGTCAGTGTGGATGATTGTCCTCCTCTTGTAAATGATGCTAAGTATAAAGCAGGTTATGACAAGCTCTCAGAGATGATAGCTCCTGTTAGCGGTGTGACCGATACAGGTCTTATCGTTCATGACGAAAAATGCATTGGATGCGGGAATTGCGTTGTCGCATGTCCTGTGAATGTGGCCAATGATCCGTTTGGTGCCGGAAGTGGAAAAGCACCGACATCTGACAAAGTTATCTTCAAGGTTGAAGATGGTGTTGTCAAAGCTCGCAATGTTGAGGAATGCCGCCGTTTTGGCGAGAACAGGATCCTCTGCGTTGCCTGCATAGATACGTGTCCGACCAAGGCCATTGAGTTCGTATGA
- a CDS encoding formylmethanofuran dehydrogenase subunit B, translating into MSEYYVCTGCALLCDDIEVDTEYSKIKTVHAACRKGVARMKGCSDPLECTVDDEKTDVDSAIAKAADILKNADNPLIFGHGNSSSEAQKLSIALAKKVGAYLDDTSSFCQGPIIEAILQDKLKTCTLDDIRHKADVIIFWGADPSNSHPRHLSRYSYFPRGKERQRGWEEDRTAICVDVRKSETAVICGDNRFYQIPMGGDAEFMDALVSALSSKVPKTSFGFDAKRILELANVLKKAKFGVICVGLGLIYSLEDLEPLFRLMNKLNEVSDFNLMPMVGQYNMRGFNQNLHGETGYINRVKFNQKTGEAEHGPEFSVVEALRNKTVDAALIIGSDPLSSLPLSVSRYLADIPLITIDPCRNLTSSKAKVTIPCALGGVEAGGNAVRMDGVEIELKKILDTENLTDAEILGKITEAI; encoded by the coding sequence TTGAGTGAATATTATGTTTGTACGGGCTGTGCGCTTCTCTGTGATGACATTGAAGTTGACACAGAATATAGCAAAATAAAGACTGTTCATGCAGCATGCCGTAAAGGTGTTGCTCGCATGAAAGGTTGCAGTGACCCTCTGGAATGTACTGTGGATGATGAAAAGACAGACGTTGATTCTGCCATTGCAAAAGCCGCTGATATTCTGAAGAACGCAGATAATCCTCTGATATTCGGTCACGGTAACTCAAGTTCAGAAGCCCAGAAACTGTCAATAGCTCTTGCAAAGAAGGTTGGTGCATATCTGGATGATACTTCATCTTTCTGCCAGGGACCAATAATAGAGGCGATACTTCAGGACAAACTGAAGACATGCACACTGGATGATATAAGACACAAAGCGGATGTTATCATATTCTGGGGTGCAGACCCTTCAAATTCACATCCACGCCACCTTTCAAGATATTCATATTTCCCAAGAGGCAAGGAACGCCAGAGAGGATGGGAAGAGGACAGAACTGCAATTTGTGTTGATGTAAGGAAGTCAGAGACTGCTGTGATATGTGGCGATAATCGTTTCTACCAGATACCAATGGGCGGTGATGCAGAGTTCATGGATGCGCTGGTAAGTGCACTTTCCAGTAAGGTTCCAAAGACATCATTCGGATTTGACGCAAAGAGGATACTGGAACTTGCGAATGTACTGAAAAAGGCAAAGTTCGGTGTTATCTGTGTAGGACTCGGACTCATCTATTCACTGGAAGATCTTGAACCTCTTTTCAGGTTAATGAACAAGCTAAACGAAGTTTCAGATTTCAATCTCATGCCAATGGTTGGCCAGTATAATATGAGAGGTTTCAATCAGAATCTTCACGGGGAAACAGGATATATCAACCGTGTAAAATTCAATCAAAAAACCGGTGAAGCAGAACACGGACCTGAGTTTTCCGTTGTGGAAGCTCTCAGGAACAAAACCGTTGACGCTGCACTTATCATAGGTTCCGATCCGCTGTCAAGTCTTCCATTGTCAGTTTCACGTTATCTCGCGGATATTCCGCTGATAACTATTGACCCGTGCAGGAACCTGACCTCTTCAAAGGCGAAGGTAACTATTCCATGTGCTCTTGGAGGCGTGGAGGCAGGCGGGAATGCTGTCCGTATGGATGGTGTTGAGATAGAGCTTAAAAAGATACTTGATACTGAGAACCTCACAGATGCCGAGATTCTCGGGAAGATCACGGAGGCGATCTGA
- a CDS encoding molybdopterin dinucleotide binding domain-containing protein — protein MGFGQFLAAPEIKLKVVTYRDVFQNTAQETSRFGEEYERSSAVIKLDPKDIAKLAIKDGDTVIVKNSSGKVVVKAIRSDYEEPHAGIAYMVNGPWSNSLVPAETGGTGVPRFKDFEVTVQGAKGEKVTGISEIF, from the coding sequence ATGGGATTCGGACAATTCCTTGCCGCACCTGAAATTAAACTGAAGGTTGTTACATATAGAGATGTGTTCCAGAATACGGCACAGGAAACTTCCCGTTTTGGTGAGGAATACGAAAGGTCCTCAGCAGTTATCAAACTGGATCCAAAGGACATTGCAAAACTTGCAATAAAAGATGGTGACACTGTGATAGTCAAGAACAGCTCAGGAAAAGTTGTTGTCAAAGCCATAAGGTCGGACTATGAAGAGCCACATGCTGGAATTGCTTACATGGTCAATGGTCCATGGTCCAATTCACTTGTACCTGCAGAGACTGGAGGCACCGGAGTTCCCAGATTCAAGGATTTTGAGGTCACTGTCCAGGGTGCTAAAGGAGAAAAGGTTACAGGGATCAGTGAGATATTCTGA
- a CDS encoding SRPBCC domain-containing protein: MHKICTDIVIETPINEVWDLLTDFDNFETWNPFITKIKGKLEPGSKLEVRLQPPGTKGVDITPVLTKVEPVNEFRWKGNLWVKGIFDGEHAFRLEELENGRTRLIQCERFRGILAPLILYVVGEKTRAGFERMNASLKNECEKRNRQGLTQCAPLA; this comes from the coding sequence ATGCATAAGATATGTACTGATATTGTAATTGAAACTCCTATCAATGAGGTCTGGGACCTCCTGACAGATTTTGATAATTTTGAAACGTGGAATCCTTTTATCACAAAAATAAAAGGTAAACTTGAGCCTGGTTCTAAGCTTGAGGTCCGTCTCCAGCCACCAGGAACAAAAGGTGTAGATATAACTCCTGTTCTTACCAAAGTTGAGCCGGTTAACGAATTCAGGTGGAAGGGCAATCTCTGGGTCAAAGGTATTTTTGACGGGGAGCATGCTTTCAGGCTTGAAGAGCTTGAAAACGGCCGTACAAGGTTAATTCAGTGTGAAAGGTTCAGAGGTATACTTGCTCCTCTTATCCTGTATGTGGTTGGTGAAAAAACCCGTGCGGGTTTTGAGAGAATGAATGCAAGTCTTAAAAACGAATGTGAAAAAAGAAATAGACAGGGGCTCACACAGTGTGCGCCCTTGGCCTGA